Below is a window of Pseudanabaenaceae cyanobacterium SKYG29 DNA.
TCACTCTCCTGGATAACTCCTCGCCCCAGGAATTTCGCCTAGAGGTGACCTTGGTCAATCCTGAGCCACCGCCCCCAGAAAGGGTCAGCCCACCCACCCCTGCTCCCCCCCAAGAAACAGAAACACCCCCACCTGCTCCTCCTCCGCCAGAAATTGTCACCAAAACCATAGAATTTCCTGCCGGTACCTATGGCACATCCGTTGCTGAGTCTATTCAGCCCAATCAAGTCTTCAAATACCAACTGCGATTAGGGGCGGAACAAAAAGTTACCGTTGCCCACGAGGGGGAAATCAGTGTGGAAGTGTTTGACCCCAATGGAGTTCTGCTAGTAGATGACCGAGATGGTAACCCCAAATCCTTCCAGACTGCCAGTGAAGGTGTGTATCAAATACTGGTGACGGGTACGAGCAAGCCCACTGACTTTCATCTATACATAGATGCTTTTTGACCTACAGATTGTGCTCCTGCCGACAAGTTTTATCCTGGGTGCCTGTGTTGGCAGTTTCATCAATGTTGTTGTCTATCGCCTGCCTCTGGGTATATCGATTATCTATCCCCCTTCTCGCTGTCCCTCCTGTCAGACCCGCCTGACTCCAAGGGATAACATTCCCATTTTGGGCTGGCTAATCTTGAGGGGGAAATGCCGTTACTGTGGTGCTCCTATCTCCTGGCGTTACCCGACAGTGGAACTTCTGGTTGCTCTCCTGTTTTTAGCCCTAGTGTGGCGCTTTGGTGCAGAGCTGGGTCTAGCCAGTTTGTTACTCCTGGGAGCTTTTATTGCCTGGTTAACTACCCTGGCATTAATTGACATTGATACAGAGACCCTCCCCAATTCCCTCACCCAAAGTGGGCTAATTCTGGGTATCTGCTACCACGCCCTCCTCAGCACAAGTCCCCAAACCCTGGCACAAAATCTAATTGCCAGCACCATAGGAATTGTCCTGGGTATTTGGTCTTTGAGTCTACTGGGGGTAACTGCCACCATCTTCCTGGGCAAAGAAGCGATGGGGGGGGGTGACCCCAAACTCCTGGGGATGATCGGAGCTTGGCTGGGCTGGCAGGCAGTGTTAGTTACAACCCTAATAGCTGCCCTACTGGGGGTAACGCTTGCGGGAATTGGCAAACTTTTAGGTAGATCAGTGCAGCGTATCCGCTTTGGTCCCTGTCTAGCCCTTGGTGGCTTGGGGGCGCTTTTCTGGGGGCAATATCTGACGGAACAATACCTTCGGTGGTTCTTCTTTGGCTAAAATACTGATTAAAACAGACAGTTTCCGTCATAAATATATTCCAGCGCCAGGGTATAAAGAGAGAAGGAATTTGTATTGACAATATCCCCTAGCAGTCTATAATCCACCTCAGACGCACTGTTGTGGGGCTGTATGACTTTTCTAACAAGCCTATTTTCTGGGGGGACAAAAGGAATTGGGGTTGACATAAATCCCGATCGGGTCAGCTTGGTGGAACTGCAGAAAAGGGGACAATCTGCCTACAAGATTGCCAGATATGCCAGCGAGCAGCTGCCGGAAGGGGTGGTAGAAGAAGGGCGGATCAACGACCCCATTCAGCTGGGGGAAATTATCAGGCGTTTACATCAGGAAAACCGGTTTAAGTCCACTAAAGTAGCCACATCCATCCCAGGGCGGGAGACCGTGAGCCGTTTGATCAAGGTTCCCTCCGAGCTGCAGGGGGACGAGTTGAGGGAAGTTGTCCTCAACCAAGAAGCTAGTTTATATCTTCCCTTTCCCAGGGAGGATGCTGACGTGGACTACGTTGAACTGGGGGTACAACTAGATGACGATGGCATTGAACGCCGCGAAATTCTAATGGTCGCCACCCCCAAGGAGGTTACGGATACCTATATGCAGGCGATTCAAGTTGCCCAGCTCAACCTCGATGTCCTAGAAGTCAGTAGCTTTGCTCTCCTGCGTGCCTTCAGAGAAGAACTCAAAAAATATTCCTCCGTT
It encodes the following:
- a CDS encoding prepilin peptidase, whose amino-acid sequence is MLFDLQIVLLPTSFILGACVGSFINVVVYRLPLGISIIYPPSRCPSCQTRLTPRDNIPILGWLILRGKCRYCGAPISWRYPTVELLVALLFLALVWRFGAELGLASLLLLGAFIAWLTTLALIDIDTETLPNSLTQSGLILGICYHALLSTSPQTLAQNLIASTIGIVLGIWSLSLLGVTATIFLGKEAMGGGDPKLLGMIGAWLGWQAVLVTTLIAALLGVTLAGIGKLLGRSVQRIRFGPCLALGGLGALFWGQYLTEQYLRWFFFG
- the pilM gene encoding type IV pilus assembly protein PilM, with product MTFLTSLFSGGTKGIGVDINPDRVSLVELQKRGQSAYKIARYASEQLPEGVVEEGRINDPIQLGEIIRRLHQENRFKSTKVATSIPGRETVSRLIKVPSELQGDELREVVLNQEASLYLPFPREDADVDYVELGVQLDDDGIERREILMVATPKEVTDTYMQAIQVAQLNLDVLEVSSFALLRAFREELKKYSSVAEAVAVVDIEYESTEITIVVDGVPQFSRTVGIGTSQIQNAQLRSMNLPPIRNTELDRIEQMTVPLQTMDTAGLGGGTGTPGEAAVLRVLSDLADELRRSIDFYTSQTVGSDVVQLLVSGPGAAIEQLDEFFSQRLGITASQVDPLTALSVTPDQNYSRGVRMSMAIVLGLGLREVA